From a region of the Rhinolophus sinicus isolate RSC01 linkage group LG04, ASM3656204v1, whole genome shotgun sequence genome:
- the LOC141571259 gene encoding NUT family member 2G-like translates to MSPGASMSPFMALPFPPPTAGPAYWPPGEHHLPPLMTPSFPPGQPVVLPAFPGTPSVAGDAGHGPTGTGAGNIIVQVRSDVGRAELPQTQTLVLTQAPLNCSAPGALGGGAVCPAPQFFTASALQTVMLTPAIGGTQAVQGSWCPGLPPQAPPPAAPLASIISPVSVGPWPNGAPREGGLATSQSNAMPDNSCNPKSVYENFRCWQYFKALAWSLLPQSSDAEALSCFLIPVLRSLSRLNPTMTLENGLKRAMREWQHTSNFDRMIFYEMAEKFMEFEEEEMQIRKLQWMKAEQGLPPAAPPKPDPWEPPAPLVGSQPACVPRTAIPRAHPAGPQPHRAQRPRETNAPEEIPPEAVREYMDIMDELLGSAHSATGEPGGEWEEDRKEPQQDDDGTYPALGLLSYIDELCSHEDFLTKVEAVIHPRFLACLLSPEEQLDPLSLADELEQEEALPPAQLVEKRLLMLKEEESVQALLCHGAPRLDSPPSVSEASEDARRHDYGPQLGVSDIACPPEADFKDPQRHCRADAHLSRPKVFDVSSGCQESPALRPQWPPSPPEGPRRTASRQGPRDASILGETSPVMETHRPVDWSSEDEEELPSLSFLLGSQNSLLPWQLPQSPVSASGLVFPGGRGDRGASQSLSCQRLGLSQVDPSAAKSRKRALDGDPAPAEKMLLPNEDLGVSGRPALALGQVCSFQPQKRKCDPFDTGKRRKLH, encoded by the exons ATGAGCCCTGGTGCTTCCATGTCTCCTTTCATGGCGCTGCCTTTTCCGCCACCCACTGCTGGCCCCGCATACTGGCCACCCGGGGAGCATCACCTGCCGCCCCTCATGACACCGTCATTTCCTCCTGGCCAGCCCGTGGTGCTGCCGGCTTTCCCTGGGACACCTTCGGTGGCAGGAGATGCTGGCCATGGCCCCACAGGGACTGGGGCCGGCAACATCATTGTCCAGGTCAGATCAGACGTGGGGCGAGCAGAGCTGCCCCAGACTCAGACCTTGGTCCTTACTCAGGCCCCGCTCAACTGCAGTGCTCCGGGGGCCCTCGGTGGGGGTGCTGTGTGTCCTGCACCCCAATTCTTCACAGCCTCTGCGCTGCAGACCGTTATGCTCACTCCGGCTATTGGGGGCACCCAGGCTGTCCAGGGCAGCTGGTGCCCAGGCCTTCCTCCTCAGGCCCCACCACCAGCTGCCCCGCTGGCTTCCATCATTTCCCCAGTGAGTGTTGGGCCATGGCCAAATGGGGCTCCCAGAGAGGGTGGCCTGGCCACCTCCCAGTCGAACGCCATGCCGGACAACTCATGTAACCCCAAGAGTGTGTATGAGAACTTCCGGTGTTGGCAGTACTTCAAGGCCCTGGCCTGGAGCCTCCTACCCCAGAGTTCCGACGCAGAAGCTCTTTCCTGCTTCCTCAT CCCAGTGCTCCGGTCCCTGTCCCGTCTGAATCCCACCATGACGTTGGAGAACGGACTGAAGCGGGCCATGCGGGAATGGCAGCACACAAGCAACTTTGACCGGATGATCTTTTACGAGATGGCAGAAAA gttCATGGAGTTTGAGGAGGAGGAGATGCAGATTCGGAAGTTGCAGTGGATGAAGGCGGAGCAGGGCCTGCCTCCCGCTGCCCCACCAAAGCCTGATCCTTgggagcccccagccccactggTGGGCTCGCAGCCAG CGTGCGTTCCCAGGACGGCCATACCCAGAGCCCATCCTGCCGGCCCGCAACCACACAGAGCCCAGCGGCCCCGGGAGACCAACGCACCAGAGGAGATTCCCCCTGAGGCCGTGAGAGAGTACATGGACATCATGGATGAGCTCTTGGGGTCGGCCCACTCAGCCACCGGAGAGCCAGGTGGAGAatgggaagaagacagaaaggagcCGCAGCAGGATGACGATGGGACCTACCCGGCCCTGGGTCTCCTGAGCTACATTGACGAGCTGTGTTCCCACGAAGACTTTCTCACCAAG GTGGAGGCGGTCATTCACCCCCGATTCCTGGCATGCTTGCTTTCCCCAGAAGAACAGCTGGATCCCTTGTCCCTAGCTGATGAGTTGGAGCAGGAGGAAGCACTTCCACCTGCCCAG CTGGTAGAGAAACGATTGCTGATGTTGAAGGAGGAGGAGAGTGTGCAGGCACTCCTGTGTCATGGTGCACCCCGATTGGACTCACCTCCTTCTGTATCTGAAGCCAGTGAAGATGCCAGGAGGCATGACTATGGCCCCCAGCTGGGGGTCAGTGACATAGCCTGCCCACCAGAGGCTGACTTCAAGGACCCTCAAAGGCACTGTCGAGCAGACGCCCACCTGTCCAGGCCCAAAGTCTTTGATGTGTCTTCAGGATGTCAGGAGTCCCCAGCACTCCGGCCTCAATGGCCCCCCTCTCCTCCTGAGGGTCCCAGGCGCACTGCCTCACGGCAGGGACCCAGGGATGCCTCCATTCTTGGAGAGACCTCTCCTGTTATGGAGACTCACAGGCCAGTGGACTGGTCCAGTGAGGATGAGGAAGAGCTCCCCAGCCTGTCCTTCCTGTTAGGCTCTCAGAATAGCCTTCTGCCCTGGCAGCTACCCCAGAGTCCTGTCTCTGCTTCAGGTCTTGTCTTCCCTGGAGGTCGAGGCGACCGGGGAGCTTCCCAGTCCCTGTCTTGTCAGAGACTAGGCCTCAGCCAAGTTGACCCTTCAGCTGCCAAGTCTAGGAAGCGTGCTCTGGATGGAGACCCAGCTCCTGCTGAGAAGATGCTACTCCCAAATGAAGACCTTGGGGTCTCTGGGAGGCCAGCATTGGCTCTGGGGCAAGTTTGCTCCTTCCAGCCTCAAAAGAGAAAGTGTGATCCTTTTGacacaggaaagagaaggaagctgCACTGA